In Vagococcus hydrophili, one DNA window encodes the following:
- a CDS encoding Cof-type HAD-IIB family hydrolase, producing MIKAAFFDIDGTLLSSNAECLPSTISSIEKLHQQDIICCIASGRGPKRMASLIGNLPMDAYVLYNGQLVFSHTKGIYEHYFENETLERLAQFADEENRQLIFGGRKEFYGSQSMKMGQRRWLKQLYHLFPDKYSAKDLEKFIKKWNVLPKNETKFMELPIFSQPIYQCVLLSPESEQTRLEELFPDCHFTRSNPYSVDIIPKGGSKIVGINQVLAHYGIDKSEAIAFGDSWNDTEMLREIGVGVAMGNAAEDIKDLADYVTDTNDQDGIMKALKELKIIR from the coding sequence ATGATAAAAGCAGCTTTTTTTGATATTGATGGGACACTTTTAAGCAGTAATGCCGAGTGTTTACCTTCAACGATTTCAAGTATAGAAAAATTACATCAACAAGATATTATTTGTTGTATTGCTTCAGGACGAGGCCCTAAAAGAATGGCGAGTTTGATTGGCAATTTACCAATGGATGCTTACGTCTTATATAATGGGCAATTAGTATTCTCGCATACCAAAGGGATTTATGAACATTATTTTGAAAATGAAACACTAGAACGTTTAGCTCAGTTTGCAGATGAAGAAAATCGCCAATTGATTTTTGGTGGGCGTAAAGAATTTTATGGAAGTCAATCAATGAAAATGGGACAAAGACGTTGGCTGAAACAACTTTATCATTTGTTTCCAGATAAATATTCGGCAAAAGATTTAGAAAAATTTATAAAAAAATGGAATGTACTACCAAAGAATGAGACAAAATTTATGGAGTTGCCGATTTTTTCTCAGCCAATCTATCAGTGTGTGCTATTAAGTCCTGAGAGTGAACAAACTCGATTAGAAGAGTTATTTCCTGATTGTCATTTTACCCGTTCTAACCCTTATTCTGTGGATATTATTCCTAAAGGTGGCTCAAAAATAGTCGGTATTAACCAAGTGTTAGCTCATTACGGTATTGATAAAAGTGAGGCCATTGCGTTTGGTGATAGTTGGAATGATACAGAGATGTTACGAGAAATTGGTGTTGGTGTTGCTATGGGAAATGCGGCAGAGGACATCAAAGATTTAGCAGATTATGTGACAGATACCAATGACCAAGACGGGATTATGAAAGCTTTAAAAGAATTAAAAATTATTAGATAA
- a CDS encoding septation ring formation regulator EzrA, with product MNTKFWLWLILIVIILAAGTYLAAFFMRRKNQDRLEDLEKRKIALFDLPVLEEVDDVKKMHLVGQSQNTFREWNQKWIDISTISFAELESLIFEIENLNETFRFIKVKDSIEEAELTLKTMEEEVEEIRQGLSDLRESEVRNSEAVQQALDAYETISESVTSDPDKYGVSYKELEKQIQNVERDFTQFVALNTAGDPMEARTVLEKAEIRTYEIQEIIDQVPPLFETLDKVFPKQLKEIKDGYAALNKDHYVFENDVVQVNVDKLDGKVRSTLMNLEKLEVENVGKLNVEIAKEIDQLYDIMQREIEARHYVNENKTTLVNFLEHADKNNHLILIELDHVSQSYVLNSNELGKVRGFQAQMEEMQKEFDATEEKLKNKQAVFSQVAAFYRESLDQLKDIEEGQIETGQSVKDFAPRERDAVKKIDDYELELRTLKRHIEKQRLPGIPSSYLEFFFVAGERIEELSRELNKIRIDMSHIDRLVGLCEEDIATLKEKTNNLIDSAALTEQMIQHANRFRFSHPEIKNAIDRSLSLFSREHLYEDALDTISEAIERIEPGVTERIRKYYFENKDNMI from the coding sequence ATGAATACTAAATTTTGGTTATGGCTAATTTTAATTGTTATTATTTTAGCCGCAGGAACTTATTTAGCCGCCTTTTTTATGAGACGAAAAAATCAAGACCGACTGGAGGATTTAGAGAAACGCAAGATAGCGTTGTTCGATTTGCCAGTTTTAGAAGAAGTTGATGACGTCAAAAAAATGCACTTAGTAGGTCAAAGTCAAAACACCTTTAGAGAGTGGAACCAAAAATGGATAGACATTTCTACTATATCATTTGCTGAACTGGAAAGCCTGATTTTTGAAATTGAGAACTTAAATGAAACATTCCGTTTTATTAAAGTAAAAGATTCGATTGAAGAAGCTGAATTAACACTGAAAACTATGGAAGAAGAAGTTGAAGAAATTCGTCAAGGATTAAGCGATTTACGTGAGAGTGAAGTAAGAAACTCTGAAGCAGTACAACAAGCTTTAGATGCTTATGAAACAATTAGTGAATCTGTGACTTCTGATCCAGATAAATATGGTGTTTCTTACAAAGAATTAGAAAAACAAATTCAAAATGTAGAGCGTGACTTTACACAATTTGTAGCTTTAAATACAGCTGGCGACCCGATGGAAGCTCGTACTGTTTTAGAAAAAGCTGAAATAAGAACATATGAAATTCAAGAAATAATTGATCAAGTACCACCTTTATTTGAGACTTTAGATAAAGTATTTCCTAAGCAATTAAAGGAAATTAAAGATGGGTATGCAGCATTAAATAAAGATCACTACGTGTTTGAGAACGATGTGGTTCAAGTTAATGTTGATAAGTTAGACGGAAAAGTCCGTTCAACTTTAATGAACTTAGAGAAATTAGAAGTTGAAAATGTTGGTAAACTTAATGTTGAGATTGCCAAAGAGATTGATCAATTATACGATATCATGCAAAGAGAAATAGAAGCCCGTCATTATGTTAATGAAAACAAAACGACGTTAGTTAACTTCTTAGAGCATGCGGATAAGAACAATCATTTGATACTAATTGAATTAGATCATGTTTCTCAAAGCTATGTTTTAAATAGCAATGAGTTAGGTAAAGTTCGTGGTTTCCAAGCGCAAATGGAAGAAATGCAAAAAGAGTTCGATGCAACAGAAGAAAAACTTAAAAACAAACAAGCAGTCTTTTCACAAGTCGCTGCGTTTTACCGTGAGAGTCTAGATCAATTAAAAGATATTGAAGAGGGTCAAATCGAAACTGGGCAATCTGTTAAAGATTTTGCACCAAGAGAAAGAGACGCCGTTAAGAAGATCGATGACTATGAATTAGAGTTGCGAACATTGAAGAGACATATCGAGAAGCAACGATTGCCAGGCATACCAAGTAGTTACTTAGAATTTTTCTTTGTAGCAGGTGAAAGAATAGAGGAGTTAAGTCGCGAGCTTAACAAGATTAGAATAGATATGAGTCATATCGATCGATTAGTTGGTTTATGCGAAGAAGATATCGCAACCTTAAAAGAAAAAACAAACAACTTAATCGATAGTGCTGCCTTAACTGAGCAAATGATTCAACACGCTAACCGTTTCCGTTTCTCTCATCCAGAAATTAAAAATGCGATTGATCGAAGCTTAAGTTTATTCTCCAGAGAACATCTTTACGAGGATGCTTTAGATACAATATCTGAAGCTATCGAAAGAATTGAACCTGGTGTAACTGAGCGAATTAGAAAATACTATTTTGAGAATAAAGATAACATGATTTAA
- a CDS encoding HAD family hydrolase, whose product MFVETPFNQVKEFHQHFDPIKHKGAKALTKEQAEFRSGFKLEEIIEFLYAANAGDEAGFNESINYLKETIDVEAKKVLEKKKEVEPLVDEVDGLIDLLYFTYGSFVMMDIDPTPIFNIVHQANMGKIFPDGKPHYHEVTGKVLKPDNWVKDFAPEGKIKEEITRQINEGV is encoded by the coding sequence ATGTTTGTGGAAACACCATTTAACCAAGTAAAAGAATTTCATCAACACTTTGATCCAATTAAGCATAAAGGAGCCAAAGCTCTAACTAAAGAACAAGCTGAATTTCGTAGTGGCTTCAAATTAGAAGAAATCATCGAATTTTTATACGCGGCAAATGCAGGAGATGAAGCTGGTTTCAACGAAAGTATAAATTATTTAAAAGAAACCATCGATGTGGAAGCTAAAAAAGTGTTGGAGAAAAAGAAAGAAGTCGAGCCTCTTGTAGATGAAGTGGATGGTTTGATTGATTTACTTTATTTCACGTATGGTTCATTTGTGATGATGGATATTGATCCGACACCGATTTTTAATATTGTTCATCAAGCCAATATGGGGAAAATATTCCCAGATGGAAAACCGCATTATCATGAAGTAACTGGAAAAGTCTTAAAACCAGATAACTGGGTAAAAGACTTTGCGCCAGAAGGAAAGATTAAAGAAGAAATTACTCGACAAATAAACGAAGGGGTGTAA
- a CDS encoding FAD-dependent oxidoreductase, whose product MTEKIYDLAIIGAGAAALSAGIYAGRSMLNTVIIEKNKIGGQTVTTSMIANYPGVKDATGPTLIEEMREQAESFGCEFMTGDIVKTSLSEDVKVLIDANGKEIKAYAVMLATGTSRNKIGFPGEVEFTGRGIAYCSTCDGELFTGMDVFVLGGGFAAAEESVFLTRYAKKVYMIIREPDFTCAPATANLAKEHPNIEITYNTEVKEITGDGVLQKAIFVNNETGEESTFEASEEDGSFGMFVFAGSSPNTSLIKDQVTLDGRGFVPTNDNMETNIPGVYAAGDLRVKELRQIVTATADGAIAATKAQQYVEKLKETLGIAVQVIAKPKETKKVASKPAKKEAAQAAPGNWFPEVMKEQLSGIFGKLTKTVTLLHVLDASNQKSVELASFAKEFSELSDKISYQSVNKGENTELEAKLDVTRMPSLAILNSEAEFTGIKFSGVPSGHELNSLVLAVYNVGSQGQEMTEATKERIANLKDAKIEVCVSLSCHLCPDVVAACQRIASINHNVTAEMIDTSLFPELKKEKKIMSVPAVIINGEKVIFGSKTMDEILTELENQ is encoded by the coding sequence ATGACTGAAAAAATATATGATTTAGCTATTATTGGAGCGGGAGCAGCAGCTTTATCTGCTGGTATTTATGCTGGACGTTCAATGCTAAATACGGTAATTATTGAAAAAAATAAAATTGGTGGTCAAACAGTGACAACCTCGATGATTGCCAACTATCCTGGTGTCAAAGATGCAACAGGGCCAACTTTAATTGAAGAAATGCGTGAGCAGGCTGAATCATTTGGCTGTGAATTTATGACAGGTGATATTGTAAAGACTTCACTTTCAGAGGATGTTAAAGTTTTAATTGATGCTAATGGCAAAGAAATTAAAGCGTATGCAGTGATGTTAGCAACAGGAACGTCACGTAATAAAATTGGTTTTCCTGGAGAAGTAGAGTTCACGGGTCGCGGGATTGCTTATTGTTCAACGTGTGACGGAGAGTTATTCACAGGGATGGATGTTTTTGTTTTAGGTGGAGGATTTGCAGCAGCGGAAGAATCAGTTTTCTTAACTAGATATGCTAAAAAAGTCTACATGATTATTCGTGAACCTGACTTTACCTGTGCCCCAGCAACGGCCAATTTAGCCAAAGAACATCCAAATATTGAAATTACCTATAATACTGAGGTAAAAGAAATTACTGGTGATGGCGTTCTTCAAAAAGCTATCTTTGTTAACAACGAAACAGGGGAAGAATCAACTTTTGAAGCAAGTGAAGAAGATGGTTCTTTTGGTATGTTTGTTTTTGCTGGAAGTAGTCCGAATACTTCTCTAATCAAAGATCAGGTTACCTTAGACGGACGTGGTTTTGTTCCAACTAATGATAATATGGAAACGAATATCCCTGGTGTTTATGCTGCTGGTGATTTAAGAGTTAAAGAATTACGTCAAATCGTAACAGCAACAGCAGATGGTGCGATTGCGGCCACAAAAGCACAGCAGTATGTGGAAAAATTAAAAGAGACATTAGGAATTGCAGTTCAAGTAATTGCTAAACCTAAAGAAACTAAAAAAGTCGCTTCTAAACCAGCTAAAAAAGAAGCAGCACAAGCAGCTCCAGGTAATTGGTTCCCAGAAGTTATGAAAGAGCAGTTATCAGGTATCTTTGGAAAATTAACGAAAACAGTGACCTTACTTCATGTATTAGATGCCTCTAATCAAAAATCAGTTGAATTAGCAAGTTTTGCTAAAGAATTTTCTGAATTAAGTGATAAAATAAGCTACCAATCAGTGAATAAAGGTGAAAATACAGAGCTAGAAGCTAAGCTTGATGTTACACGTATGCCGTCGCTTGCTATTTTAAATAGTGAAGCTGAATTTACAGGTATTAAATTTAGCGGTGTGCCTAGTGGTCATGAACTTAATTCTTTAGTTTTAGCGGTTTACAACGTAGGAAGTCAAGGTCAAGAAATGACTGAAGCAACCAAAGAACGTATTGCTAATTTGAAGGATGCTAAAATAGAAGTTTGTGTGTCTTTAAGTTGTCACTTATGCCCAGATGTTGTAGCAGCTTGTCAACGTATTGCCTCAATTAATCATAATGTTACTGCAGAGATGATTGATACAAGTCTTTTCCCTGAACTTAAAAAAGAGAAAAAAATCATGAGTGTCCCAGCTGTTATTATTAATGGTGAAAAAGTAATTTTTGGTTCAAAAACAATGGATGAAATTTTAACAGAGTTGGAAAATCAATAG
- the thrC gene encoding threonine synthase — MKYKSTRGLNEEVTASQAILNGLAADGGLYIPTQIPRYEITNQRFLNNTYQELAFDIMKPFLEDFSEKELKSCIVQAYDEKFTNELIAPIKKIGSDYYLELFHGPTLAFKDMALSILPYLMTTSLKKQKIKEDVVILTATSGDTGKAAMEGFSDVTHTKIIVFYPKEGVSAIQERQMLTQKGENTFVVGINGNFDEAQTAVKEMFNDKELNQLLANNKLRFSSANSINIGRLVPQIVYYFYAYQQLVLSKEITLGDKINVSVPTGNFGNILAAYYAKKMGLPIETLICASNKNNVLTEFFKTGTYDKNRDFFVTNSPSMDILISSNLERLLATITKGNTQRLNRFMSDLDVQGSYSLEQDEQKELLEFYSGFATESEIETVVKAVFEADKYVIDPHTAVAKKVAEDHQKETNTPLKTVIVSTASPYKFPAVFLGEQVDTDEVEKLHELTGLEIPKSVLELVDLPILHDRVVNVSDMKQSVVSILSL, encoded by the coding sequence ATGAAGTATAAGAGTACAAGAGGTCTAAATGAAGAAGTAACCGCCTCTCAAGCGATTCTAAATGGTTTAGCAGCTGATGGAGGATTATACATTCCAACCCAAATTCCTCGCTATGAGATAACAAATCAGCGTTTCTTAAATAACACGTATCAAGAGTTAGCTTTTGATATAATGAAACCTTTTTTAGAAGATTTTTCAGAAAAAGAATTAAAAAGTTGTATTGTTCAAGCGTATGATGAAAAATTTACCAATGAACTAATCGCGCCTATCAAAAAAATTGGCTCTGATTATTATTTAGAATTATTCCATGGGCCAACCCTAGCATTTAAAGACATGGCTCTTTCTATTTTACCGTATCTTATGACAACATCCCTTAAAAAACAGAAAATAAAAGAAGATGTTGTTATCTTAACAGCAACATCAGGAGATACAGGAAAAGCTGCCATGGAAGGCTTTTCAGATGTGACGCATACTAAAATTATTGTTTTCTATCCTAAAGAGGGTGTGAGTGCTATTCAAGAGCGCCAAATGTTAACTCAAAAAGGAGAGAATACGTTTGTCGTAGGAATTAATGGTAATTTTGATGAAGCGCAAACGGCAGTTAAAGAGATGTTTAATGATAAAGAGCTTAACCAATTGTTGGCTAATAATAAGTTGCGTTTTTCTTCAGCTAACTCGATTAATATTGGACGTTTAGTGCCGCAAATTGTGTATTATTTTTACGCTTACCAACAACTGGTTTTATCTAAAGAAATAACATTAGGTGATAAAATTAATGTTTCTGTTCCAACAGGGAATTTTGGTAATATATTAGCTGCGTACTATGCTAAAAAAATGGGACTTCCTATTGAAACATTAATTTGTGCTTCCAATAAAAACAATGTCTTAACCGAATTTTTTAAGACAGGAACGTATGATAAAAATCGTGATTTCTTTGTGACTAACTCACCTTCAATGGATATTTTAATCTCTAGTAATTTGGAAAGACTTTTAGCAACGATAACTAAAGGAAATACTCAGCGCTTAAATCGCTTCATGTCAGATTTGGATGTTCAAGGTAGTTACTCCTTAGAACAGGATGAACAAAAAGAATTACTTGAATTTTATTCAGGTTTTGCAACGGAAAGTGAGATTGAAACTGTGGTGAAAGCTGTTTTTGAAGCAGATAAATATGTGATTGATCCACATACAGCTGTTGCCAAAAAAGTAGCAGAAGACCATCAAAAGGAAACGAACACACCTTTAAAAACGGTGATTGTCTCGACAGCAAGTCCTTACAAGTTCCCAGCTGTTTTTCTAGGTGAACAGGTAGATACAGATGAAGTGGAAAAACTACATGAATTAACAGGCTTAGAAATTCCTAAATCAGTTTTAGAATTGGTTGATTTACCAATTCTTCATGACCGTGTTGTTAATGTGAGTGACATGAAACAATCAGTCGTATCAATATTATCTCTTTAA
- a CDS encoding DUF72 domain-containing protein, with product MIKIGMTTFHEHGSLLGKSKLTLEEYASYFPVVELDTCFYGIKSAKTSQNWVDRTPSTFQFILKVYKGMTKHSSWEEYYESEEEMFLAYQEFLEPLKASKKLAFILFQFPASFSCTKENVVYLKKIRQYYPRERIAVEFRNSSWYDEKMKASMLNFMKQAEFSLVIVDQPQVALHSVPFDTSITNPDFVFARLHGRNKGNWLDNSEDWRKKRNLYCYSKQELTELGNAFTQLSAVDNYVIFNNNSAQDAAPNGMLLKELLGLEYQGLNPEQTSLF from the coding sequence ATGATAAAGATTGGTATGACAACTTTTCATGAACATGGCAGTTTACTAGGTAAATCAAAATTAACCCTAGAAGAATACGCGTCCTATTTTCCAGTAGTGGAATTGGATACTTGCTTTTATGGTATTAAATCTGCCAAAACGAGTCAAAATTGGGTAGATAGAACACCGAGTACGTTTCAGTTTATTTTAAAAGTCTATAAAGGCATGACGAAACATAGTTCATGGGAGGAGTATTACGAAAGTGAAGAGGAGATGTTTTTAGCTTATCAAGAGTTTTTAGAGCCTTTGAAAGCATCTAAAAAACTAGCTTTTATCTTATTTCAATTCCCCGCAAGTTTTAGTTGTACAAAGGAAAATGTCGTTTATTTAAAGAAAATTCGTCAGTATTATCCAAGAGAAAGGATTGCCGTCGAATTTAGAAATAGCAGTTGGTATGATGAAAAAATGAAAGCATCGATGCTTAACTTTATGAAGCAAGCTGAATTTTCATTAGTGATAGTAGATCAACCTCAAGTAGCACTTCATTCTGTTCCTTTTGATACTTCAATTACCAATCCGGACTTTGTCTTTGCAAGACTTCATGGAAGAAATAAAGGTAATTGGTTGGATAATAGTGAAGATTGGCGTAAAAAGAGAAACTTATACTGTTACTCGAAACAAGAGTTAACAGAATTAGGAAATGCTTTTACCCAGTTGTCTGCAGTAGATAACTACGTGATTTTTAATAATAATTCAGCACAAGATGCAGCGCCTAATGGAATGTTGTTAAAAGAACTGTTAGGGTTAGAATATCAAGGATTAAACCCGGAACAAACATCTTTATTTTAG
- a CDS encoding aspartate kinase, translating to MKVVKFGGSSLSDATQLKKVLKIVKADTERRFIIVSAPGKRHETDIKVTDLLIQYADAFLANQSTEMVELAIIERYQQISEEFNLKSALPEIASHIHQLKETKHRDQARVMDLFKSSGENCHAMLIAELFSANGVPATYVNPNDAGILVEDLPGEAIIKPVAYTKIKQLKELDTVAVIPGFFGYTEEGEICTFSRGGSDVTGSIIAAGVSADCYENFTDVDAIYAANPGLIANCQPITELSFREMRELSYTGFRVLHDEALMPARQANVPVIIKNTNNPEAPGTKISAQKVSHPTPVTGIAGDSGFTSIYISKYLMNRQLGFGYDVLKIFKELNLQFDHMPSGIDDITLIMRQNQLTTELENTLISRLTTELELDEIKVMHNISMIALVGEGMKNNIGVASRATSALSKKHINLEMINQGSSEVSILFAIEDSHTDEAIKALYHEFF from the coding sequence GTGAAGGTTGTCAAATTTGGTGGTAGTTCGTTATCTGATGCCACTCAACTCAAAAAAGTCTTAAAAATTGTTAAAGCTGATACAGAACGACGGTTCATCATTGTCTCAGCTCCGGGAAAACGACATGAGACGGATATTAAAGTAACTGATTTACTGATTCAATATGCCGATGCTTTTTTAGCCAATCAATCAACAGAAATGGTTGAGCTAGCCATCATTGAACGTTATCAACAAATTAGTGAGGAATTTAACTTGAAGTCTGCTCTCCCTGAAATTGCGAGCCATATCCATCAATTAAAAGAAACAAAGCATAGAGATCAAGCAAGAGTGATGGATTTATTTAAATCAAGCGGGGAAAATTGTCATGCCATGCTAATTGCTGAACTCTTTAGTGCAAATGGGGTCCCTGCAACTTACGTAAATCCTAATGACGCTGGGATCTTAGTTGAGGATTTGCCGGGAGAAGCTATTATTAAACCTGTCGCCTATACTAAAATTAAGCAGTTAAAAGAATTAGATACAGTTGCTGTGATTCCTGGTTTCTTTGGCTATACAGAAGAAGGTGAAATTTGTACCTTTTCTCGTGGAGGGTCTGATGTGACAGGCTCAATTATTGCAGCTGGTGTCTCTGCTGACTGCTACGAAAACTTTACAGATGTGGATGCTATTTATGCTGCCAATCCCGGTTTAATTGCCAACTGTCAGCCAATTACTGAATTAAGCTTTAGAGAGATGCGTGAGCTAAGCTACACTGGCTTTAGAGTGCTACATGACGAGGCTTTGATGCCAGCCAGACAAGCCAACGTTCCGGTTATTATTAAAAACACCAATAATCCTGAGGCTCCTGGAACAAAAATTTCCGCTCAAAAAGTATCTCATCCAACACCTGTCACTGGGATTGCAGGGGATTCTGGGTTCACAAGTATTTATATAAGTAAGTATTTAATGAACCGACAACTTGGATTTGGTTATGATGTTCTGAAAATCTTTAAAGAATTAAACTTACAATTTGATCATATGCCTTCTGGAATTGATGATATTACTCTTATTATGAGACAGAATCAGTTAACCACTGAACTAGAAAACACATTGATTTCACGTTTAACAACAGAACTTGAGCTTGATGAAATTAAAGTCATGCACAACATCTCGATGATCGCTCTTGTAGGCGAAGGTATGAAAAATAACATTGGGGTGGCATCTCGAGCAACTTCAGCCCTTTCTAAAAAACATATCAACTTAGAAATGATTAACCAAGGATCTTCAGAGGTTAGTATTTTATTCGCTATTGAAGACAGCCATACAGATGAAGCAATCAAAGCACTTTATCACGAATTTTTCTAG
- the ahpC gene encoding alkyl hydroperoxide reductase subunit C: protein MANMINKELFDFQADAYRQGEFVTVNKEDVLGKWSIFFFYPADFSFVCPTELGDLQDHYAKIKELDCEVYSVSTDSHFVHKAWADATDTIGKIEYTMLADSNGKISRFFEVMEEEAGQAYRGSFILNPRGEIKAYEIHDMGIGRNADELVRKLEAAIFVEEHGDKVCPANWKPGEDTIAPSLDLVGKL, encoded by the coding sequence ATGGCTAATATGATTAATAAAGAATTATTTGATTTTCAAGCAGACGCATACCGTCAAGGTGAGTTTGTTACGGTAAATAAAGAAGATGTTTTAGGTAAATGGAGTATTTTCTTCTTCTACCCAGCGGATTTTTCATTCGTCTGTCCAACAGAATTAGGCGATTTACAAGATCACTATGCAAAAATTAAAGAACTAGACTGTGAAGTTTACTCTGTATCTACAGATAGTCATTTTGTCCACAAAGCATGGGCTGATGCAACAGATACAATTGGTAAAATTGAATACACCATGTTAGCTGATTCAAATGGAAAAATCTCACGTTTCTTTGAAGTTATGGAAGAAGAAGCAGGGCAAGCTTACAGAGGTTCATTTATTTTAAACCCACGTGGTGAAATTAAAGCGTACGAAATCCATGATATGGGAATCGGTCGTAATGCAGATGAATTAGTTCGTAAGTTAGAAGCAGCAATTTTTGTTGAAGAGCATGGGGATAAAGTTTGTCCAGCAAACTGGAAACCAGGTGAAGATACAATCGCACCAAGTTTAGACTTAGTAGGTAAATTATAA
- a CDS encoding cysteine desulfurase family protein, which yields MIYFDNSATTAIEKSVLETYKRTSERFIGNPSSLHRLGEQANVLLDKSRAQIATQLGVKKEELYFTSGGTESNNWVLKGTAIEKRPFGNHMIISSVEHPSVSETAKQLEQLGFEITFVPVSKAGVIDVDTLKNAIKDETILVSTIVVNSEVGVVQPIKEISEVLEAYPNIHYHVDAVQAVGKIATEHWLTNRVDFASLSAHKFHGPRGVGILYWKHGCKLAPLLTGGGQENNKRSTTENTPGIVATARAARLLFEDAELKANYIRKIRNYLEEALAKFHKVTIFSPEEESLKAPHILCVGIKGIRGEVLVHALEDKEIFVSTTSACSSKKKMMSSTLHSMGVPSKLAETAIRISLDEKNTLAEAEQFLIIFKQLYDKFEKING from the coding sequence ATGATTTATTTTGATAATAGTGCAACGACAGCTATTGAAAAAAGTGTCTTAGAAACATATAAACGCACAAGTGAGCGATTTATTGGTAATCCCTCAAGTTTACATCGTTTAGGTGAACAAGCAAATGTCTTGTTAGATAAATCAAGAGCGCAAATAGCAACGCAGTTAGGCGTAAAAAAAGAAGAGCTATACTTTACTAGTGGTGGAACTGAAAGTAATAATTGGGTATTAAAGGGAACAGCGATTGAGAAACGCCCTTTTGGTAATCACATGATTATTTCTTCTGTGGAGCATCCTTCTGTCTCAGAAACAGCTAAACAACTAGAACAATTAGGCTTTGAAATCACTTTTGTTCCTGTTTCAAAGGCAGGTGTGATTGATGTGGATACGTTAAAAAACGCAATCAAGGATGAAACAATTTTAGTTTCAACGATTGTGGTGAATAGCGAGGTCGGCGTGGTTCAACCGATTAAAGAAATCAGTGAGGTGTTAGAAGCTTATCCAAACATTCATTATCATGTGGATGCTGTTCAAGCAGTAGGAAAAATTGCGACAGAGCATTGGCTGACAAATCGTGTGGATTTTGCTAGTTTATCAGCCCATAAATTCCATGGACCACGTGGCGTTGGAATTTTATATTGGAAACACGGTTGTAAGTTAGCTCCACTTTTAACTGGTGGTGGTCAAGAAAATAATAAACGCAGTACAACTGAAAATACACCAGGTATTGTAGCAACAGCAAGAGCTGCTCGTTTATTATTTGAAGATGCGGAGTTAAAAGCGAATTATATAAGAAAAATTCGCAATTATTTAGAAGAAGCTTTAGCTAAATTCCATAAAGTGACCATTTTTTCACCTGAAGAGGAGTCTTTAAAAGCACCACATATTTTATGTGTGGGTATTAAAGGGATTAGGGGTGAAGTTTTAGTTCATGCTCTGGAAGACAAAGAAATTTTTGTCTCAACAACAAGTGCTTGCTCAAGTAAGAAAAAAATGATGAGTAGCACGCTTCATTCAATGGGTGTGCCAAGCAAGTTAGCCGAGACGGCCATTCGAATTAGTTTAGATGAAAAAAATACATTGGCAGAAGCTGAGCAATTTTTAATTATATTTAAACAACTATATGATAAATTTGAAAAAATTAACGGATAA
- a CDS encoding GNAT family N-acetyltransferase produces MDQLAIKIVSTDNPELKDLVAELNSFFIKEWGEDVNTSYANHHQLSSMQEAIVAYVEGTPVGCGCWKLLDKETPEIKRMYVKEEYRGTPVATEILRNLEETIKKQGFKQMVLETGSEMKGAIRFYEKAGFKIVPNFGEFIDDALCVCLRKELV; encoded by the coding sequence ATGGATCAGCTAGCTATCAAAATCGTTTCGACGGATAATCCTGAGTTAAAAGATTTAGTTGCTGAATTAAATTCATTCTTTATCAAAGAATGGGGAGAGGACGTCAATACCTCTTATGCCAATCATCATCAGTTGTCTTCTATGCAGGAAGCAATTGTTGCTTATGTTGAAGGGACTCCAGTAGGTTGTGGTTGTTGGAAATTACTAGATAAAGAGACACCAGAAATTAAAAGAATGTATGTCAAAGAAGAGTACAGAGGCACACCAGTAGCCACAGAAATTCTTAGAAATTTAGAAGAGACTATTAAGAAGCAAGGGTTTAAACAAATGGTTTTAGAAACAGGTTCTGAGATGAAAGGGGCTATCCGTTTCTATGAAAAAGCTGGATTTAAGATTGTCCCTAATTTCGGTGAATTTATTGATGATGCGTTGTGTGTCTGTCTCAGAAAAGAATTAGTATAA